One segment of Purpureocillium takamizusanense chromosome 7, complete sequence DNA contains the following:
- a CDS encoding uncharacterized protein (COG:S~EggNog:ENOG503NYPT) has protein sequence MTAMVLSGKDDDDDHHAAQSSPPENLEPSTAAVDIAAITNTADVTDTADETGAETPKMAHDSMVTVRLSEPPSLTLDTTPAGRDSALPRGSDGELLDASSDRTSGFSVAQRDSFVTVSSTDASSRSLQDELGDYAVHGGPESEDDLEEVDWEQLEKTEDEQVKDDETDNSTALLLARLEQENAKLATNPKSVKVQAVERQTASRPRPPSMAQLRQMVHGPTPPALRYSMLPPPPMTDLEFYAALVKDYQQTAARLPTLLSNKIRKGIPPPLRGVVWQSMSGARDSVLEEQYERFCGESSPYEPLIGKDLGRSFPGVDMFRDSEGDGQRMLGRVLKSFSLYDTKIGYCQGLAFLVGPLLMHMPDKQAFCVLVRLMERYDLRACFLPDLSGLHVRIYQFRQLLRQSLPTLSAHLEELQVETAYVSQWFLSFFAVTCPLPMLFRIYDVIFAEGASETLMRVALSLMRKNEERLLACTELEDVMQLLLSRGLWDCYHYDADEFVQDFVGLTAIVSRERLSQLEQGYRESLVATANTARASDITTAASRFLGRIWASSAGTKHATLAPGLTAPSRPLSMLRRSASKQSIASTLNSIEASSASVASSSLTDATTVSRASSNAEDEPSSRESTPVGPKLAPGAAKSADERYLHSQIEDLLTALSELQRNHTLQTNQLQWEREEREEDRKAVRLLLDGLRKKATSQDASADEEGADDIATDSMAAPEPAPESPPTDTCAPSAEDLSELLDRVDTRFGNEDKKHRSSLAQSKSQLREELLTVKDQLVSAMSLSQELNRRIYDMGQEITSLKEQLRERHGHVRTLHQDKQRLEKQIHGLRTRVSAGSAIEPSRDTTESEWTLKSSSSGGLREFKLGRSVSTPSNGPEYNKRASSLPQPHEPVVSSAASTGTKTPPNEHEALLLELVQAKTAEATAKQEAEEAKQKLEALRKACGIPPGESPGASTAASGNPTLAMGVFGRLTGHAPTPSSDQSSKPPGSTSGTALAGGGFWGWRR, from the exons ATGACGGCAATGGTCTTGAGCGggaaagacgacgacgatgaccacCATGCCGCGCAATCCTCCCCGCCGGAAAACTTGGAACCCAGCACGGCAGCCGTGGACATCGCGGCCATCACGAACACCGCGGACGTTACGGACACGGCGGACGAGACGGGAGCCGAGACGCCCAAGATGGCTCACGACTCCATGGTAACCGTGAGGCTCTCGgagccgccctcgctcaCCCTCGATACGacaccggccggccgagatTCTGCCTTGCCGCGGGGCAGCgatggcgagctcctcgacgcgAGCAGCGACAGGACCAGCGGATTTTCCGTGGCGCAACGAGACTCGTTCGTAACCGTATCGTCTACCGACgcgagcagccgcagcctgcAAGATGAATTAGGGGACTACGCTGTCCATGGTGGCCCTGAAAGTGAGGATGATCTGGAGGAGGTGGATTGGGAACAGCTGGAAAAGACAGAGGATGAGCAGGTCAAGGATGACGAGACTGACAAT TCGACGGCACTGCTCCTGGCGCGGCTGGAACAAGAGAATGCAAAGTTGGCTACTAACCCAAAGAGTGTCAAGGTCCAGGCTGTTGAGCGACAGACTGCCAGCAGACCCCGACCGCCGTCGATGGCTCAACTACGCCAGATGGTCCATGGCCCGACGCCTCCCGCCCTCAGGTACTCGATGCTCCCACCCCCTCCCATGACGGACCTCGAGTTCTATGCCGCTCTGGTCAAGGACTACCAACAGACGGCCGCACGCTTGCCAACCCTCTTGTCGAACAAGATCCGCAAGGgcatcccgccgcccctccgtGGCGTCGTCTGGCAGAGCATGTCTGGCGCCCGCGATTcggtcctcgaggagcaATACGAGCGTTTCTGCGGCGAGTCCAGCCCTTATGAGCCCCTCATCGGCAAGGATCTGGGCAGAAGCTTTCCGGGCGTCGACATGTTCCGCGACTCGGAAGGAGACGGGCAGCGCATGCTTGGTCGTGTCCTCAAGTCTTTTAGTCTGTATGACACCAAAATCGGCTACTGCCAAGGCCTCGCATTCCTGGTTGGGCCGTTGTTGATGCACATGCCCGATAAACAAGCATTTTGCGTTCTGGTTCG GTTGATGGAGCGATATGACTTGCGCGCGTGCTTTCTGCCGGACCTCTCTGGGCTGCATGTCCGCATCTATCAATTTCGCCAGCTGCTCCGGCAAAGCCTACCCACGTTGTCGGCTCACCTGGAAGAGCTTCAGGTGGAGACTGCCTACGTCTCGCAGTGGTTCCTCAGCTTCTTCGCAGTCACATGCCCATTACCCATGCTATTTCGCATCTACGACGTCATCTTCGCCGAGGGCGCTTCCGAGACCCTAATGAGAGTCGCCCTCTCCCTAATGAGGAAGAATGAAGAACGACTGCTTGCTTGCacggagctcgaggatgtTATGCAGCTGCTTCTTTCTCGGGGTTTGTGGGACTGCTACCACTACGACGCCGACGAATTCGTCCAGGACTTTGTCGGCCTCACAGCCATCGTGTCCAGGGAGAGGCTCTCGCAGCTGGAGCAGGGCTACAGGGAGTCTCTAGTTGCGACGGCCAACACGGCGCGAGCCTCGGACATCACCACCGCTGCAAGCCGCTTCCTCGGCCGGATATGGGCATCGTCAGCGGGGACCAAGCATGCCACGCTCGCCCCCGGACTCACCGCCCCGTCACGGCCGTTGAGCATGCTGCGGCGCAGTGCATCAAAGCAGAGCATAGCGTCGACGCTGAACTCGATCGaggccagctcggcgagcgtcgCGAGCTCGTCCCTGACGGACGCCACCACCGTCTCACGCGCGTCCTCgaacgccgaggacgaaCCATCGAGCCGCGAGTCGACGCCTGTCGGGCCCAAGCTGGCGCCAGGCGCCGCCAAGTCCGCCGACGAAAGATACTTGCATAGCCAGATTGAGGATCTGTTGACGGCCCTGAGCGAGCTGCAGCGGAACCATACCCTCCAGACCAACCAGCTTCAGTGGGAGCGAGAGGAGCGAGAAGAGGACCGTAAGGCGGTCCGGTTGTTGCTTGACGGGCTGCGCAAGAAGGCAACGAGCCAGGATGCATCGGCGGACGAAGAGGGAGCAGACGATATCGCAACCGACTCCATGGCGGCTCCAGAGCCGGCGCCCGAGTCACCTCCTACCGACACGtgtgcgccgtcggccgaggacCTCTCAGAGCTGCTTGACAGGGTAGATACGCGCTTTGGAAACGAGGACAAGAAGCACCGTTCCTCACTAGCGCAGTCCAAGTCGCAGCTCAGAGAGGAGCTACTGACGGTCAAAGACCAGCTGGTCAGCGCAATGTCCTTGTCTCAGGAACTTAATCGCCGAATCTACGACATGGGCCAAGAGATAACGTCTTTGAAAGAGCAGTTGCGAGAGCGGCATGGGCATGTGCGAACGCTCCATCAGGATAAGCAAAGGCTGGAGAAGCAAATCCACGGCCTTCGCACCAGGGTGTCAGCGGGATCAGCGATTGAGCCCAGTCGAGACACGACGGAATCGGAGTGGACGCtcaagagcagcagcagtggtggGCTGAGAGAATTCAAACTTGGACGCAgcgtgtcgacgccgtcgaaTGGCCCCGAGTACAACAAGCGGgcatcgtcgctgccgcagccgcacgaGCCTGTGGTGTCATCCGCCGCGTCGACTGGgaccaagacgccgcccAACGAGCACGAAGCGCTACTGCTGGAGCTCGTTcaggccaagacggccgaggcaaCAGCGAAGCAAGAAGCAGAGGAGGCGAAACAGAAGCTGGAGGCTCTCCGCAAGGCCTGCGGAATACCCCCAGGAGAATCCCCAGGGGCttcgacggccgcctcggggAACCCAACCCTCGCCATGGGGGTGTTTGGGCGGCTTACTGGACatgcgccgacgccatcgtcggaTCAAAGCAGCAAGCCGCCAGGATCAACGTCGGGTACTGctcttgccggcggcgggttctGGGGTTGGCGACGGTGA
- a CDS encoding uncharacterized protein (TransMembrane:10 (i56-74o94-118i130-148o160-178i190-208o220-240i379-402o408-428i449-467o479-498i)~EggNog:ENOG503NXMN~COG:P), which translates to MDTTAAAQGKQGSVGSDHVERPVDDAVDVLVHQRGVAALEVVQRLEPIKKSSKRMIQLYIICGFMFLGSTMGGFDGALMGNMLAMPSFQHQFGAGIVGVKTAYISSMYSIGSVCALPFVGPATDTWGRRVGIVFGCVFVAMGVVIQVTSHALPQYLAGRFFLGFGACIANVACPSYVVEFAHPAYRGVITGLYNCGYYLGAVLAAAVLRGCAGLTGNASWLIPTYLQLAFPALLVPACFFSPESPRWLYVHGRPAQCRDILVKYHGNDNPDSLYVQLQLREFEDELELDGADKRWWDYRCLFNSRAAVYRAILCAVAVSAFSQWTGQGGVSYFLPGLLQTTGITDATTVLDINLGITIAGGVASCTGATLMDRFGRRKMLITCCIGLALLWGGMIGGTGAFTTSGNTAAANASIAFIFLINIVFSCAYTPLQALYPVEVLSFEQRAKGMALQNIAGNAAGLVNQFALPIALEKIAWKTYFIYLATCSLEAVYYFFLMVETKGHTLEELNEIFKAPNPRNASLAKERTEETVAQVSELKGGDL; encoded by the coding sequence ATggacaccaccgccgccgcccaaggcaagcaagggTCCGTCGGCTCGGACCATGTCGAGAGACcggttgacgacgccgtcgatgtgCTCGTGCACcagcgaggcgtcgccgccctcgaagTGGTGCAGCGGCTGGAGCCCATCAAGAAGAGCAGCAAGCGCATGATACAGCTGTACATCATCTGCGGCTTCATGTTCCTCGGCTCGACCatgggcggcttcgacggcgcCCTCATGGGCAACATGCTCGCTATGCCCTCGTTCCAGCACCAGTTTGgggccggcatcgtcggcgtcaagaCGGCCTACATCTCCAGCATGTACTCCATCGGCTCCGTCTGCGCCCTGCCGTTTGTCGGCCCGGCCACCGATACGTGGGGCCGCCGCGTGGGCATCGTCTTCGGctgcgtcttcgtcgccatggGCGTCGTCATCCAGGTGACGTCGCACGCCCTGCCGCAGTACCTGGCCggccgcttcttcctcggcttcggcgcctgCATCGCCAACGTCGCCTGCCCGTCGTACGTGGTCGAGTTTGCTCACCCGGCCTACCGCGGCGTCATCACCGGCCTCTACAACTGCGGATActacctcggcgccgtgctggccgccgccgtcctaCGCGGCTGCGCCGGCCTCACGGGCAACGCCTCGTGGCTGATCCCGACGTACCTCCAGCTGGCCTTCCCCGCCCTGCTGGTCCCGGCGtgcttcttctcgcccgagtcgccgcgctggctgTACGTGCACGGCCGCCCGGCCCAGTGCCGCGACATCCTCGTCAAGTACCACGGCAACGACAACCCCGACTCGCTGTacgtgcagctgcagctgcgcgagttcgaggacgagctggagctcgacggcgccgacaagcGCTGGTGGGACTACCGCTGCCTCTTCAactcgcgcgccgccgtgtacCGCGCCATCCTctgcgccgtggccgtctcCGCCTTCAGCCAGTGGaccggccagggcggcgtctCCTACTTCCTGCCGGGCCTGCTGCAGACGACGGGCATCACAgacgcgacgacggtgctggATATCAACCtgggcatcaccatcgcGGGCGGTGTCGCCTCGTGCACGGGCGCCACCCTCATGGACCGCTTCGGCCGCCGCAAGATGCTCATTACGTGCTGCATTGGCCTGGCCCTGCTCTGGGGCGGCATGATCGGTGGCACGGGCGCCTTCACCACCTCGGGcaacacggcggcggcaaacgCGTCCATTGCATTCATCTTCCTCATCAACATCGTCTTCTCGTGCGCCTACACGCCCCTGCAGGCGCTGTACCCGGTCGAGGTGCTGTCGTTTGAGCAGCGCGCCAAGGGCATGGCGCTGCAGAACATTGCCGGCAAcgcggccggcctggtgAACCAGTTCGCCCTGCCCATCGCCCTCGAGAAGATTGCCTGGAAGACGTACTTTATCTACCTGGCCACGTGCTCCCTCGAGGCTGTCTACTACTTCTTCCTCATGGTCGAGACCAAGGGCCacacgctcgaggagctcaacgAGATCTTCAAGGCGCCGAACCCGCGCAACGCGTccctggccaaggagagGACGGAGGAGACGGTGGCCCAAGTGAGCgagctcaagggcggcgatTTGTGA
- a CDS encoding uncharacterized protein (CAZy:GH130~EggNog:ENOG503P1MM~COG:G) codes for MSPSTAYSSTPPKITPASREGDANYKAPIFPIGPFTKYQHNPLLVPNPSNEFESGYIYNAAAIVLDDTVFLLYRAQNPQLKSSVGLAWSTDGFNFTRLDRPVLEASEPWKAGGGVEDPRIARFDGVFYMTYTSWDFKTPRLCLATSTDLVHWEKRPPLFPDMKDVERNCDGRTLFREGHSKSGAIFPEKNAEGRYVMIFGDSYLYLAESDDLLNWTAKPFSEHFAESVLPWESRLLEPGPAPVKTRDGKWILVYNAATLGTARYRNNQYSISQMLIDYQHLENGPVARLDQPSVVVSAQNEREGLVNEVVFTEGMVQFKGQWFMYFGQADSELGVATAPVN; via the coding sequence atgtcTCCCTCCACAGCATACTCGTCCACGCCACCCAAAATCACCCCCGCctcgcgcgagggcgacgccaacTACAAGGCGCCCATCTTCCCCATCGGCCCCTTCACCAAGTACCAGCACAACCCGCTCCTCGTGCCCAACCCCAGCAACGAGTTCGAGTCGGGCTACATctacaacgccgccgccatcgtcctcgacgacaccgtcttcctcctctacCGCGCGCAGAACCCCCAGCTCAAGTCGagcgtcggcctcgcctgGTCCACCGATGGCTTCAACTTCACCCGCCTCGACCGGCCCGTGCTCGAGGCCAGCGAGCCCTggaaggccggcggcggcgtcgaggacccCCGCATCGCCCGCTTCGACGGCGTCTTCTACATGACCTACACGTCCTGGGACTTCAAGACCCCCCGCCTGTGCCTCGCCACCTCCACGGACCTGGTGCACTGGGAGAAGCGCCCGCCCCTGTTCCCGGACATGAAGGACGTCGAGAGAAACTGCGACGGGCGCACCCTCTTCCGCGAGGGCCATTCCAAGTCGGGTGCCATCTTCCCCGAGAAGAACGCCGAGGGCCGCTACGTCATGATCTTTGGCGACTCGTACCTCTACCTcgccgagagcgacgacCTGCTCAACTGGACTGCCAAGCCCTTCAGCGAGCACTTTGCAGAGTCCGTCCTCCCGTGGGAGAGCCGCCTGCTcgagcccggcccagcccctGTCAAGACCCGCGACGGCAAGTGGATTCTCGTCTACAATGCCGCCACCCTTGGAACGGCGCGCTACCGCAACAACCAGTATTCCATCAGCCAGATGCTCATCGACTACCAGCATCTGGAAAATGGTCCGGTCGCGCGCCTGGATCAgccgtcggtggtggtgtcggcTCAAAACGAGCGCGAGGGCCTGGTAAACGAGGTTGTTTTCACCGAGGGCATGGTGCAGTTCAAGGGGCAGTGGTTCATGTACTTTGGGCAGGCGGACAGCGAGCTGGGTGTAGCAACAGCGCCCGTAAACTGA
- a CDS encoding uncharacterized protein (COG:S~EggNog:ENOG503PA5A) yields the protein MFKSCDYCRHRKKRCILPAGSPISARCSDCEHLDLVCTFSSRQPSLKRRKTSQRLAARLLEGLATDWPMTRTDSDEDVANLKDGDCQIPLAGKRDMANKRLVQANTPVTHHDDEPLTISMRYWRNVHPFMPFIPVEMLEEADLGRDPDLEHCVDLASRFSFNSMSEDVEVPLLTDRLLSMLRHGTLSTSAIAGLLLLIPSISFPDELIHQILSAVESASAAGSVSPSILSGTLVTHIWRQLAGYSHPPLNLPLEVLGNYAETLSPTTFAHHYVRLSQLAAELGQRRMAMDLDGITADTALAWAKLEYNCLLWQVRLPTTLLDGRDDLPATPQSVLIHCLSNMILLSFYSDVLEHADTLGAQLALRPVPGVLLFLCALARSTFICPRNVLDRWTLLLHMQAATVRTMLRLWRQTGFENCRALCNLWEDSHNLYPDLKQHVREEIGPGPWTIEEIDGYSVFWTFRDLRTLTAKFIIDSRA from the exons ATGTTCAAGTCTTGCGACTACTGCCGGCATCGCAAAAAACGATGCATTCTCCCCGCGGGGTCTCCTATATCGGCACGGTGCTCCGATTGCGAGCATCTTGACCTCGTGTGCACATTCAGCTCTCGCCAACCGAGTTTGAAGCGCCGCAAGACGTCCCAGCGACTCGCGGCTCGTCTCTTAGAGGGTCTCGCCACGGATTGGCCCATGACCAGGACTGACAGTGACGAAGATGTGGCGAACCTCAAGGATGGCGACTGTCAGATACCTCTCGCCGGAAAGCGAGACATGGCCAACAAGCGTCTGGTGCAGGCAAATACTCCCGTCActcaccacgacgacgagcctcTAACAATCAGCATGAGATACTGGCGGAATGTGCATCCATTCATGCCATTCATCCCTGTCGAGATGCTAGAGGAGGCGGACCTCGGAAGAGATCCGGATCTGGAGCACTGCGTCGATCTAGCCTCCCGCTTTTCCTTCAACTCGATGAGCGAAGACGTTGAAGTTCCCCTGCTCACGGATCGGCTGCTCTCGATGCTGCGCCACGGCACGCTGTCTACCTCAGCTATTgccggccttcttctcctaATTCCGTCCATCTCCTTCCCAGACGAGCTGATCCATCAG ATCCTGTCCGCGGTTGAATCTGCAAGCGCTGCTGGCTCAGTGTCGCCATCCATATTATCCGGAACACTCGTTACCCATATCTGGCGGCAGCTTGCTGGATACTCTCATCCTCCGTTGAATCTGCCACTAGAAGTTCTCGGGAACTATGCCGAAACATTGAGCCCGACAACTTTTGCCCATCATTATGTCCGCCTCTCCCAGTTGGCTGCAGaacttggccagcgccgcatGGCGATGGACCTGGACGGAATCACGGCAGACACAGCGCTCGCCTGGGCGAAACTCGAGTATAACTGCCTCCTGTGGCAGGTTCgtctgccgacgacgctcttGGACGGCCGCGATGATCTCCCGGCCACTCCACAGTCTGTCTTGATTCACTGCTTGTCGAACATGATCCTGCTGTCGTTTTACAGCGATGTTCTCGAGCACGCGGATACTCTGGGCGCCCAGTTGGCACTGCGACCTGTTCCGGGGGTCCTCCTCTTTCTGTGCGCTCTCGCTCGCAGCACATTTATCTGCCCTCGCAACGTACTGGACCGTTGGACGCTGCTTCTCCACATGCAGGCGGCCACAGTCCGCACCATGCTGCGTCTCTGGAGACAAACAGGGTTCGAGAATTGCCGGGCCCTGTGCAATCTCTGGGAAGACAGCCACAACCTATACCCTGACCTCAAGCAGCATGTGCGCGAGGAGATTGGGCCTGGTCCGTGGACGATTGAAGAGATTGATGGCTACTCGGTGTTCTGGACGTTTCGCGACCTACGTACGCTGACCGCCAAATTCATCATCGATAGTCGAGCATGA